A DNA window from Bombus vancouverensis nearcticus chromosome 6, iyBomVanc1_principal, whole genome shotgun sequence contains the following coding sequences:
- the LOC117155783 gene encoding uncharacterized protein LOC117155783 codes for MSEFRDLINAVACLNKSVSNFPIGAISIEDFKPIEEKITATRELLKCLNAKLLILKAQHDFYTATEEPVEDLRDSVTNLHEATASSLITNTAIKLCLHSHSIQAILEGKEGNSDMQRKIYAYMRKLFSLNDNILIIQKEIDNAIKEQLELKIQCRNALFEHKQFLKEQEEICNKKLKEMNPELAINKEKINRTIRNINIMQKLIVNFIAASNHMLYKDPFFVQMLEEHRELVNIETVLKMSQNNFKSKEDKSS; via the exons atgtcaGAATTCCGTGATTTAATAAATGCCGTTGCATGCTTGAATAAAAGTGTTTCCAATTTTCCAATTGGAGCGATATCGATAGAAGATTTTAAACCAATTGAAGAAAAAATTACAGCCACACGAGAATTATTGAAGTGTCTAAATGCCAAGTTATTGATACTTAAAGCACAACATGATTTTT ATACAGCAACTGAAGAACCAGTGGAAGATCTAAGAGACTCAGTAACAAATTTGCACGAAGCAACAGCAAGTTCTCTTATAACTAATACAGCGATTAAACTATGTCTTCATTCCCATAGCATTCAAGCTATTTTGGAAGGCAAAGAAGGTAACAGTGATATGCAAAG AAAAATTTATGCATATATGCGTAAGCTTTTTAGTTTGAAcgacaatattttaataatacaaaAGGAAATAGACAATGCGATAAAGGAGCAgttagaattaaaaattcaatgtcGCAATGCATTGTTTGAGCACAAACAATTTTTGAAGGAACAAGAGGAAATATGCAACAAAAAACTAAAAGAAATGAACCCTGAGTTAGCAAT AAATaaggaaaaaataaatagaactataagaaatattaatataatgcaaaaattaattgtaaattttattgCTGCTTCTAATCATATGTTATATAAAGATCCATTTTTTGTACAAATGCTAGAAGAACATAGAGAGCTAGTTAATATTGAAACAGTGCTAAAAATGTctcaaaataattttaagaGCAAAGAAGATAAAAGCagctaa
- the LOC117155778 gene encoding uncharacterized protein LOC117155778, whose translation MSGSCRRESKKQNDCRSKKITGKRWEYPIAKSKEYWEKFCDDEEKRLITVRNPSLRLSYRTFSKNDSQLIDLNSDIQDKISNRNFFSNSYSDDCDASDNSLHKLLPIRSNFKSNRYWNCDATKSYPKSILKGSFRAAPKSLDTTACLTTSSKVVRIPKLDSHDPQSSFRKIHPGKMDHIRTSFSVQNERKVQGENFPTLPILGAYPTTSDLRLKLKKLQKHLRLLDEEERETRDRTRHKIVKAEDKKLVADFRSTTNQIKEENEDTLTDEDYLKYSARFAYKALKRLTKNKDLDFKFKPFDNLQEEQVLKLGDGSFASDDGKRELPRIKRIEKDKQSEESSNVHDLQTISEEKSLEDSEFTRTDVQCPSLKSDETISRTISTGSRYTSGPSPEFVYPEDRENPSSRILSSIPKLSSFPRRNRDKCLPCMYKLFETPVQRKVSLPRTALRRIIAEDTKVVSPTDSLEDSDSSSLNIPNFEDQVERVLTDQVDKADLGFECDVAFVESDDFENVVEIADATYSLEEDQVGKGLTDEEEGKSISESEPSSNVIAKKAKEDRQDDDTTLTNLNEATIDVTRVTSLERTKVLSSSRSISSDEDDSIVVSVSDDLPKPKYLVPCHAPTNFRPSLEPLRALRSRKPTTLQDRIALLESMPLKKSVSIDIYGDISARSRAVPGEVLEKGETGEDEKPPPPPLTKAKSVLDKLMLGNGEASTAKQRHVLRKETSFAGFSVSMDTASNSSEIHRDASNAALRELDATRDDSLLKTLSATDFARARTKLPLTQPHEIVEILKNLDENVSSIDMLEILCKEFSERLKNDNENADSNVKERNKMITNLTRLLVDSKRYLCPDKFPSNLSFSVNQPPVCNSRLLRRVLPRKTYNLVAPLLGMPEQLPKKREAVFEDPFDIGKTQITEDTMSTHDSLEVHPPTPRDTESLADKEKVGRRRYNPYALFLMKPRRKVVTWRPLTERDLEGYDPDATLEMRAENSMRKICKDFCQWVETLGGTDNVINEEVLRDMFEIDFSAEACRAMQMSIQEMPVVPAEVALTRNTPGASKLTMTKKHVMKDAKAEETPAKVKAFGTAMPWKLRFVPPNNQVRKKWLQCENVPKDIETMEVVWKDILDLRSVRGFVEWLQQHPEVPRPQALKKIASMDISSLRLIEDDEKFAHLELDINQIKSLRVAINGDDVST comes from the exons ATGAGTGGCTCGTGCAGACGGGAATCTAAGAAGCAGAACGATTGCAGAAGTAAGAAGATCACTGGAAAAAG ATGGGAATATCCGATTGCAAAATCGAAGGAATACTGGGAGAAATTCTGCGACGACGAAGAGAAGAGACTGATCACAGTAAGAAACCCTTCCCTTCGATTATCCTATCGTACCTTTTCCAAAAACGATTCACAACTTATCGATCTTAATTCGGATATTCAGGATAAAATATCTAATCGGAATTTTTTTTCTAACTCTTATTCAGACGATTGCGATGCATCCGATAATTCTTTGCACAAATTGCTTCCCATAAGGTCAAACTTTAAGTCGAATAGGTATTGGAATTGCGACGCCACGAAATCGTATCCAAAATCGATACTAAAGGGATCGTTTCGAGCTGCTCCAAAAAGTTTGGATACAACGGCTTGCCTTACCACATCGTCTAAAGTTGTACGAATTCCAAAATTAGATAGCCACGATCCTCAATCTAGTTTCCGGAAAATTCACCCAGGTAAAATGGATCATATTCGGACTTCTTTCAGTGTCCAAAATGAACGGAAGGTACAAGGAGAAAATTTCCCGACTCTACCAATTCTCGGTGCATACCCTACGACGTCTGATCTGCGATTGAAACTGAAAAAATTACAGAAACATTTAAGATTACTGGACGAAGAAGAGCGCGAGACGAGGGATCGAACACGCCACAAAATTGTCAAAGCAGAAGATAAGAAACTTGTGGCAGATTTTCGATCTACGACGAATCAAatcaaagaagaaaatgaagacACATTAACGGATGAAGATTACTTAAAGTATTCCGCTCGTTTTGCCTACAAGGCGTTGAAGCGTTTAACGAAGAACAAAGATCTGGATTTCAAATTCAAACCTTTCGACAATCTGCAAGAAGAACAAGTTTTGAAATTAGGAGACGGTTCTTTCGCGAGTGACGATGGAAAACGAGAGCTCCCAAGGATTAAACGCATCGAGAAAGATAAGCAAAGCGAAGAATCTTCAAATGTTCACGATTTGCAGACGATTTCTGAAGAGAAGTCGCTCGAGGATTCAGAATTCACGCGCACCGACGTCCAATGTCCATCTTTGAAATCCGACGAGACAATTTCAAGAACCATTTCTACGGGATCGCGTTACACATCGGGGCCAAGTCCAGAATTCGTCTACCCGGAGGACCGGGAAAATCCATCGAGTCGTATTCTTTCGTCAATTCCAAAATTATCCAGTTTCCCAAGGAGGAATCGCGACAAATGTTTACCGTGTATGTATAAATTGTTCGAAACTCCGGTGCAACGAAAAGTATCTCTACCTAGAACCGCTTTGCGACGAATCATCGCAGAAGACACGAAAGTGGTATCACCCACGGATTCGTTAGAAGATAGCGACTCGAGTTCTCTGAACATACCAAACTTCGAGGACCAAGTGGAAAGAGTTTTGACCGACCAAGTTGATAAGGCGGACCTTGGATTTGAATGCGACGTTGCATTCGTCGAATCTGATGACTTTGAAAACGTGGTCGAGATTGCGGATGCCACTTACTCTCTCGAAGAAGACCAAGTAGGGAAAGGACTAACGGACGAAGAGGAGGGAAAAAGTATCTCAGAGTCAGAGCCTTCGTCTAATGTGATCGCGAAGAAAGCCAAAGAGGATCGACAAGACGATGACACGACTCTGACGAATTTAAACGAAGCTACGATAGATGTTACGCGTGTTACGTCTCTGGAACGAACGAAGGTTCTCTCTTCGTCTCGCAGCATAAGCTCCGATGAAGACGATTCGATTGTAGTTTCGGTCAGCGACGATCTACCTAAGCCGAAATACTTAGTACCCTGTCATGCCCCCACGAATTTCAGGCCGAGCTTAGAGCCCCTGCGAGCTTTAAGAAGCAGAAAACCGACGACTTTGCAAGATCGAATTGCCTTGCTCGAGTCGATGCCATTGAAGAAAAGCGTTTCTATCGATATTTACGGCGACATTTCGGCAAGATCAAGAGCCGTGCCTGGAGAAGTCCTTGAGAAGGGCGAAACAGGCGAGGACGAGAAGCCACCTCCGCCTCCTTTAACGAAAGCAAAATCCGTGCTGGACAAACTGATGCTTGGAAATGGCGAAGCAAGTACGGCAAAGCAACGACACGTTCTCAGAAAGGAAACCAGTTTCGCTGGTTTTTCTGTATCAATGGATACCGCGTCCAATAGCTCGGAAATACATCGGGACGCGTCGAACGCCGCATTACGAGAATTGGACGCTACTCGTGACGACAGCCTTTTGAAAACATTATCCGCTACGGATTTCGCGAGAGCCCGGACGAAATTGCCGCTTACGCAACCGCACGAGATCgtagaaattttgaaaaatctcgATGAGAACGTTTCGTCGATAGATATGTTGGAAATATTGTGCAAAGAATTTTCGGAACGATTAAAGAACGATAACGAGAACGCCGATTCGAACGTGAAAGAACGTAATAAGATGATTACGAATTTGACAAGGTTATTAGTCGATTCTAAACGTTATTTGTGTCCTGATAAATTCCCCTCTAACTTATCCTTCTCCGTCAATCAGCCACCCGTGTGTAATTCCCGTCTCCTCAGACGTGTCCTACCTCGAAAGACTTACAATCTCGTCGCACCTTTGCTGGGAATGCCGGAACAGCTTCCAAAGAAGAGGGAAGCTGTGTTCGAAGATCCGTTCGACATCGGTAAAACGCAAATTACCGAAGACACGATGTCCACGCATGATAGTTTAGAA gtgCATCCACCGACACCGAGAGACACCGAATCGCTCGCTGACAAGGAGAAAGTGGGTCGTCGTAGATACAATCCTTACGCTCTATTTCTGATGAAACCAAGACGTAAG GTGGTTACGTGGCGTCCTTTGACGGAACGCGATCTCGAAGGCTACGATCCGGACGCTACGCTGGAAATGAGAGCCGAAAACTCGATGAGAAAGATATGCAAGGATTTTTGCCAATGGGTCGAAACTTTAGGCGGGACGGATAACGTCATCAACGAGGAGGTTCTCAGGGATATGTTTGAAATCGATTTCAGCGCCGAAGCTTGCAGAGCGATGCAG ATGTCGATCCAGGAAATGCCGGTGGTACCTGCAGAGGTAGCTTTAACGAGAAACACACCCGGTGCGAGCAAGCTCACGATGACGAAGAAGCATGTAATGAAAGACGCGAAAGCGGAAGAAACACCGGCGAAAGTAAAAGCTTTTGGCACCGCTATGCCTTGGAAGCTTCGATTCGTGCCGCCTAATAATCAGGTGCGAAAGAAATGGCTGCAATGCGAGAACGTGCCCAAGGATATCGAAACGATGGAAGTCGTTTGGAAAGATATATTGGATTTGAGAAGCGTACGAGGATTCGTGGAATGGCTACAACAGCATCCGGAG GTACCACGGCCGCAAGCTTTGAAGAAAATCGCATCAATGGATATTAGCTCTTTAAGACTAATCGAAGACGACGAGAAGTTCGCGCATCTCGAACTGGATATTAATCAAATTAAGAGTCTGAGAGTGGCGATCAACGGTGACGATGTCTCGACgtaa